From one Sardina pilchardus chromosome 6, fSarPil1.1, whole genome shotgun sequence genomic stretch:
- the invs gene encoding inversin isoform X2 produces the protein MSSPDPTPPGPSPLSSQVHAAAVNGDKSTLQKLITADPALRDSVDGFGRTPLMYCVLADRLDCAEALLKAGAAVNQRDHSHRTALHLAAQKGNTRFMKLLLSRRADWLLKDREEITALHLATRHPSLKPLALLLRHMGPGEVDTQDKNKQTALHWSAFYNHAEHVKLLIKHDSNIGIPDSEGKIPLHWAAHNTHPNATHTVRCILEAAPTESLLNWQDYEGRTPLHFAVAVGNEEVVKALTSYEGCSVTAYDNLFRTPLHWAALLGHSQIVHLLLERNKSGSNPSDSQGATPLHYGAQSNYADTVAVFVRHPSVRDEPDLEGRTAFMWAAGKGSDDVIRTMLDLKADLDINMADKYGGTALHAASLSGHVSTVTLLLERGAAVDPLDVMRHTPLFRACEMGHRDVILTLIKGGAQVDLVDIDGHSALHWAALGGNAEVCEVLMENGLGPDLQDSAGRTPLQCAAYAGYINCMALLLQHDADANIQDKEGRTALHWSCNNGYLDAVKLLLGCGAFPNHMENNEERYTPLDYALLGEHQELTQYLLEHGAMSIAAIQDIAACSIQALFKGYRVRRAFRERKNLLMRHEQLRKDAAKKREEERRREAEQQLSLAGSLDQQLSLADQAPSVGGKRRVKAEDTSKRGASRAQHRKSESPQSQQGGVETEEVSGRARVCVPAMCVSAVVASERLSPAGSSRPGSAKPQLPIGTETQPQPQPRVATSRPSGAANPHSASSSASASASARQRLTDRDGVYRRERERKTDMERERRKRDMEQRRNRAAKMIQSAWRRHRTRALLREVLCRRHRRVEPPEVTALVVQLLWERPVTHGQARAKARAKPRAPPTKSTAKKSTVLQNIYGGSQTRRGGFNRITTPLNSSSYSLLPLKNSSTLSGMECVRVDSSPARQYSYHMRPLSKDAQRQSRTKN, from the exons ATGAGTTCTCCAGACCCCACCCCTCCAGGACCCTCCCCCCTCAGCTCTCAAGTGCACGCTGCTGCTGTCAATGGAGACAAGAGCACCCTACAGAAGCTCAtcacag cggatCCTGCTCTGAGGGACAGTGTGGATGGCTTTGGCAGGACCCCTCTGATGTACTGTGTGCTGGCCGATCGGTTGGACTGTGCTGAGGCTTTACTGAAGGCAGGAGCTGCAGTTAACCAGAGAGACCACAGCCACCGCACCGCACTGCACCTGGCAGCTCAGAAG GGCAACACTCGCTTCATGAAGCTGCTGCTGTCGCGGCGGGCCGACTGGCTGCTGAAGGACCGTGAGGAGATCACAGCACTGCACCTGGCCACCCGCCACCCCTCTCTTAAGCCCCTCGCCCTGCTGCTCAGACACATGGGGCCAGGGGAGGTGGACACCCAGGACAAGAACAAG cAGACAGCTCTGCACTGGAGTGCGTTCTACAACCACGCGGAGCATGTGAAGCTCCTGATCAAGCATGACTCCAACATCGGCATCCCTGACAGCGAGGGCAAGATCCCACTGCACTGGGCCGCTCACAACACTCACCCCAACGCCACACACACCGTCCGCTGCATCCTG gaggcTGCTCCCACCGAGTCTCTGCTGAACTGGCAGGACTATGAGGGCCGCACGCCGCTGCACTTTGCTGTGGCCGTGGGGAACGAGGAGGTGGTGAAGGCGCTCACGTCATACGAGGGCTGCAGCGTCACCGCCTACGACAACCTGTTCAGAACCCCGCTGCACTGGGCTGCCCTGctgg gTCATTCACAGATTGTCCACCTGCTGTTAGAGAGGAATAAATCTGGCAGTAACCCATCAGACAGCCAGGGCGCCACACCTCTTCACTATGGAGCTCAGAGTAATTATGcg gataccGTGGCAGTGTTCGTCCGGCACCCTTCTGTGCGAGATGAGCCAGACCTGGAGGGGAGAACCGCGTTCATGTGGGCTGCTGGGAAGGGCAGTGATGATGTTATCAGAACCATGCTGGACCTGAAAGCTGACCTGGACATCAATATGGCCGACAAATATGGAGGAACAG cgctgcatgcGGCGTCTCTGTCGGGTCACGTGTCCACTGTGACTCTGCTGCTGGAGCGAGGGGCAGCCGTGGACCCGCTGGACGTCATGAGACACACGCCGCTGTTCCGCGCCTGTGAGATGGGCCACCGAGACGTCATCCTCACACTCATCaaag gtggtgctCAGGTGGACCTGGTGGATATTGACGGGCACTCTGCGCTGCACTGGGCGGCTCTGGGGGGCAACGCGGAGGTGTGCGAGGTGCTGATGGAGAACGGGCTGGGGCCGGACCTGCAGGACAGCGCGGGCCGGACGCCCCTGCAGTGCGCCGCCTACGCCGGCTACATCAACTGCATggccctgctgctgcagcacgacGCCGACGCCAACATCCAGGACAAAGAG GGTCGAACAGCTCTACACTGGTCGTGTAATAACGGTTACCTGGATGCAGTGAAGCTGCTGCTAGGCTGTGGGGCTTTTCCCAACCACATGGAGAACAATGAAGAAAG gtacaccCCGCTGGACTACGCGCTGCTGGGCGAGCACCAGGAGCTGACGCAGTACCTGCTGGAGCACGGGGCCATGTCCATCGCCGCCATCCAGGACATCGCCGCCTGCTCCATCCAGGCGCTCTTCAAGGGCTACCGCGTGCGCCGCGCCTTCAGGGAGCGCAAGAACCTCCTCATGAGGCACGAGCAGCTGCGCAAGGACGCCGCCAA AAAAAGGGAAGAGGAGCGCAGACGAGAAGCTGAACAACAGCTCTCATTGGCTGGATCGCTGGATCAGCAGCTTTCATTGGCTGATCAGGCCCCTAGTGTGGGCGGGAAGAGAAGGGTGAAAGCTGAAGACACGTCCAAAAGAGGAGCCTCAAGAGCACAACACCGCAAAAGTGAGTCGCCTCAATCTCAGCAAG GTGGTGTGGAGACCGAAGAGGTGTCTGGGagggcgagagtgtgtgtgccagccatgtgtgtgtcggCGGTGGTGGCTTCCGAGCGCCTCTCTCCCGCCGGCTCAAGTCGCCCTGGCAGTGCCAAACCCCAGCTTCCAATTGGCACCGAgactcagcctcagcctcagcccagGGTGGCCACATCCCGCCCCAGCGGCGCGGCCAATCCCCACTCAGCCTcatcctcagcctcagcctcagcctcggCACGCCAGCGGCTCACGGACAGGGACGGGGTGTaccggagggagagagagaggaagacggacatggagagggagagacggaagAGAGACATGGAGCAGAGGAGGAACCGGGCCGCCAAGATGATACAAAGCGCCTGGAGAAG gcatCGCACCAGAGCTCTGCTGAGGGAGGTCTTGTGCAGAAGGCACAGGCGTGTGGAGCCGCCTGAGGTGACCGCGCTCGTGGTCCAGCTGCTGTGGGAGCGGCCCGTGACTCACGGTCAAGCGCGCGCCAAAGCCAGGGCCAAGCCCCGAGCCCCGCCCACCAAGAGCACCGCCAAGAAGTCCACCGTCCTGCAGAATATCTATG ggggatCACAAACCAGGAGGGGTGGATTCAACAGAATAACGACGCCATTAAACAGCTCCAGTTACTCGCTCCTGCCGCTTAAAAACAGCAGCACat TGAGCGgtatggagtgtgtgcgtgtggactCCTCGCCGGCCAGGCAGTACTCGTACCACATGAGACCCCTCAGCAAGGACGCACAGCGGCAGAGCCGGACCAAGAACTGA
- the invs gene encoding inversin isoform X1: MAVPPPMSSPDPTPPGPSPLSSQVHAAAVNGDKSTLQKLITADPALRDSVDGFGRTPLMYCVLADRLDCAEALLKAGAAVNQRDHSHRTALHLAAQKGNTRFMKLLLSRRADWLLKDREEITALHLATRHPSLKPLALLLRHMGPGEVDTQDKNKQTALHWSAFYNHAEHVKLLIKHDSNIGIPDSEGKIPLHWAAHNTHPNATHTVRCILEAAPTESLLNWQDYEGRTPLHFAVAVGNEEVVKALTSYEGCSVTAYDNLFRTPLHWAALLGHSQIVHLLLERNKSGSNPSDSQGATPLHYGAQSNYADTVAVFVRHPSVRDEPDLEGRTAFMWAAGKGSDDVIRTMLDLKADLDINMADKYGGTALHAASLSGHVSTVTLLLERGAAVDPLDVMRHTPLFRACEMGHRDVILTLIKGGAQVDLVDIDGHSALHWAALGGNAEVCEVLMENGLGPDLQDSAGRTPLQCAAYAGYINCMALLLQHDADANIQDKEGRTALHWSCNNGYLDAVKLLLGCGAFPNHMENNEERYTPLDYALLGEHQELTQYLLEHGAMSIAAIQDIAACSIQALFKGYRVRRAFRERKNLLMRHEQLRKDAAKKREEERRREAEQQLSLAGSLDQQLSLADQAPSVGGKRRVKAEDTSKRGASRAQHRKSESPQSQQGGVETEEVSGRARVCVPAMCVSAVVASERLSPAGSSRPGSAKPQLPIGTETQPQPQPRVATSRPSGAANPHSASSSASASASARQRLTDRDGVYRRERERKTDMERERRKRDMEQRRNRAAKMIQSAWRRHRTRALLREVLCRRHRRVEPPEVTALVVQLLWERPVTHGQARAKARAKPRAPPTKSTAKKSTVLQNIYGGSQTRRGGFNRITTPLNSSSYSLLPLKNSSTLSGMECVRVDSSPARQYSYHMRPLSKDAQRQSRTKN, from the exons GCAGTGCCTCCACCCATGAGTTCTCCAGACCCCACCCCTCCAGGACCCTCCCCCCTCAGCTCTCAAGTGCACGCTGCTGCTGTCAATGGAGACAAGAGCACCCTACAGAAGCTCAtcacag cggatCCTGCTCTGAGGGACAGTGTGGATGGCTTTGGCAGGACCCCTCTGATGTACTGTGTGCTGGCCGATCGGTTGGACTGTGCTGAGGCTTTACTGAAGGCAGGAGCTGCAGTTAACCAGAGAGACCACAGCCACCGCACCGCACTGCACCTGGCAGCTCAGAAG GGCAACACTCGCTTCATGAAGCTGCTGCTGTCGCGGCGGGCCGACTGGCTGCTGAAGGACCGTGAGGAGATCACAGCACTGCACCTGGCCACCCGCCACCCCTCTCTTAAGCCCCTCGCCCTGCTGCTCAGACACATGGGGCCAGGGGAGGTGGACACCCAGGACAAGAACAAG cAGACAGCTCTGCACTGGAGTGCGTTCTACAACCACGCGGAGCATGTGAAGCTCCTGATCAAGCATGACTCCAACATCGGCATCCCTGACAGCGAGGGCAAGATCCCACTGCACTGGGCCGCTCACAACACTCACCCCAACGCCACACACACCGTCCGCTGCATCCTG gaggcTGCTCCCACCGAGTCTCTGCTGAACTGGCAGGACTATGAGGGCCGCACGCCGCTGCACTTTGCTGTGGCCGTGGGGAACGAGGAGGTGGTGAAGGCGCTCACGTCATACGAGGGCTGCAGCGTCACCGCCTACGACAACCTGTTCAGAACCCCGCTGCACTGGGCTGCCCTGctgg gTCATTCACAGATTGTCCACCTGCTGTTAGAGAGGAATAAATCTGGCAGTAACCCATCAGACAGCCAGGGCGCCACACCTCTTCACTATGGAGCTCAGAGTAATTATGcg gataccGTGGCAGTGTTCGTCCGGCACCCTTCTGTGCGAGATGAGCCAGACCTGGAGGGGAGAACCGCGTTCATGTGGGCTGCTGGGAAGGGCAGTGATGATGTTATCAGAACCATGCTGGACCTGAAAGCTGACCTGGACATCAATATGGCCGACAAATATGGAGGAACAG cgctgcatgcGGCGTCTCTGTCGGGTCACGTGTCCACTGTGACTCTGCTGCTGGAGCGAGGGGCAGCCGTGGACCCGCTGGACGTCATGAGACACACGCCGCTGTTCCGCGCCTGTGAGATGGGCCACCGAGACGTCATCCTCACACTCATCaaag gtggtgctCAGGTGGACCTGGTGGATATTGACGGGCACTCTGCGCTGCACTGGGCGGCTCTGGGGGGCAACGCGGAGGTGTGCGAGGTGCTGATGGAGAACGGGCTGGGGCCGGACCTGCAGGACAGCGCGGGCCGGACGCCCCTGCAGTGCGCCGCCTACGCCGGCTACATCAACTGCATggccctgctgctgcagcacgacGCCGACGCCAACATCCAGGACAAAGAG GGTCGAACAGCTCTACACTGGTCGTGTAATAACGGTTACCTGGATGCAGTGAAGCTGCTGCTAGGCTGTGGGGCTTTTCCCAACCACATGGAGAACAATGAAGAAAG gtacaccCCGCTGGACTACGCGCTGCTGGGCGAGCACCAGGAGCTGACGCAGTACCTGCTGGAGCACGGGGCCATGTCCATCGCCGCCATCCAGGACATCGCCGCCTGCTCCATCCAGGCGCTCTTCAAGGGCTACCGCGTGCGCCGCGCCTTCAGGGAGCGCAAGAACCTCCTCATGAGGCACGAGCAGCTGCGCAAGGACGCCGCCAA AAAAAGGGAAGAGGAGCGCAGACGAGAAGCTGAACAACAGCTCTCATTGGCTGGATCGCTGGATCAGCAGCTTTCATTGGCTGATCAGGCCCCTAGTGTGGGCGGGAAGAGAAGGGTGAAAGCTGAAGACACGTCCAAAAGAGGAGCCTCAAGAGCACAACACCGCAAAAGTGAGTCGCCTCAATCTCAGCAAG GTGGTGTGGAGACCGAAGAGGTGTCTGGGagggcgagagtgtgtgtgccagccatgtgtgtgtcggCGGTGGTGGCTTCCGAGCGCCTCTCTCCCGCCGGCTCAAGTCGCCCTGGCAGTGCCAAACCCCAGCTTCCAATTGGCACCGAgactcagcctcagcctcagcccagGGTGGCCACATCCCGCCCCAGCGGCGCGGCCAATCCCCACTCAGCCTcatcctcagcctcagcctcagcctcggCACGCCAGCGGCTCACGGACAGGGACGGGGTGTaccggagggagagagagaggaagacggacatggagagggagagacggaagAGAGACATGGAGCAGAGGAGGAACCGGGCCGCCAAGATGATACAAAGCGCCTGGAGAAG gcatCGCACCAGAGCTCTGCTGAGGGAGGTCTTGTGCAGAAGGCACAGGCGTGTGGAGCCGCCTGAGGTGACCGCGCTCGTGGTCCAGCTGCTGTGGGAGCGGCCCGTGACTCACGGTCAAGCGCGCGCCAAAGCCAGGGCCAAGCCCCGAGCCCCGCCCACCAAGAGCACCGCCAAGAAGTCCACCGTCCTGCAGAATATCTATG ggggatCACAAACCAGGAGGGGTGGATTCAACAGAATAACGACGCCATTAAACAGCTCCAGTTACTCGCTCCTGCCGCTTAAAAACAGCAGCACat TGAGCGgtatggagtgtgtgcgtgtggactCCTCGCCGGCCAGGCAGTACTCGTACCACATGAGACCCCTCAGCAAGGACGCACAGCGGCAGAGCCGGACCAAGAACTGA
- the invs gene encoding inversin isoform X3, which produces MAVPPPMSSPDPTPPGPSPLSSQVHAAAVNGDKSTLQKLITADPALRDSVDGFGRTPLMYCVLADRLDCAEALLKAGAAVNQRDHSHRTALHLAAQKGNTRFMKLLLSRRADWLLKDREEITALHLATRHPSLKPLALLLRHMGPGEVDTQDKNKQTALHWSAFYNHAEHVKLLIKHDSNIGIPDSEGKIPLHWAAHNTHPNATHTVRCILEAAPTESLLNWQDYEGRTPLHFAVAVGNEEVVKALTSYEGCSVTAYDNLFRTPLHWAALLGHSQIVHLLLERNKSGSNPSDSQGATPLHYGAQSNYADTVAVFVRHPSVRDEPDLEGRTAFMWAAGKGSDDVIRTMLDLKADLDINMADKYGGTALHAASLSGHVSTVTLLLERGAAVDPLDVMRHTPLFRACEMGHRDVILTLIKGGAQVDLVDIDGHSALHWAALGGNAEVCEVLMENGLGPDLQDSAGRTPLQCAAYAGYINCMALLLQHDADANIQDKEGRTALHWSCNNGYLDAVKLLLGCGAFPNHMENNEERYTPLDYALLGEHQELTQYLLEHGAMSIAAIQDIAACSIQALFKGYRVRRAFRERKNLLMRHEQLRKDAAKKREEERRREAEQQLSLAGSLDQQLSLADQAPSVGGKRRVKAEDTSKRGASRAQHRKSGVETEEVSGRARVCVPAMCVSAVVASERLSPAGSSRPGSAKPQLPIGTETQPQPQPRVATSRPSGAANPHSASSSASASASARQRLTDRDGVYRRERERKTDMERERRKRDMEQRRNRAAKMIQSAWRRHRTRALLREVLCRRHRRVEPPEVTALVVQLLWERPVTHGQARAKARAKPRAPPTKSTAKKSTVLQNIYGGSQTRRGGFNRITTPLNSSSYSLLPLKNSSTLSGMECVRVDSSPARQYSYHMRPLSKDAQRQSRTKN; this is translated from the exons GCAGTGCCTCCACCCATGAGTTCTCCAGACCCCACCCCTCCAGGACCCTCCCCCCTCAGCTCTCAAGTGCACGCTGCTGCTGTCAATGGAGACAAGAGCACCCTACAGAAGCTCAtcacag cggatCCTGCTCTGAGGGACAGTGTGGATGGCTTTGGCAGGACCCCTCTGATGTACTGTGTGCTGGCCGATCGGTTGGACTGTGCTGAGGCTTTACTGAAGGCAGGAGCTGCAGTTAACCAGAGAGACCACAGCCACCGCACCGCACTGCACCTGGCAGCTCAGAAG GGCAACACTCGCTTCATGAAGCTGCTGCTGTCGCGGCGGGCCGACTGGCTGCTGAAGGACCGTGAGGAGATCACAGCACTGCACCTGGCCACCCGCCACCCCTCTCTTAAGCCCCTCGCCCTGCTGCTCAGACACATGGGGCCAGGGGAGGTGGACACCCAGGACAAGAACAAG cAGACAGCTCTGCACTGGAGTGCGTTCTACAACCACGCGGAGCATGTGAAGCTCCTGATCAAGCATGACTCCAACATCGGCATCCCTGACAGCGAGGGCAAGATCCCACTGCACTGGGCCGCTCACAACACTCACCCCAACGCCACACACACCGTCCGCTGCATCCTG gaggcTGCTCCCACCGAGTCTCTGCTGAACTGGCAGGACTATGAGGGCCGCACGCCGCTGCACTTTGCTGTGGCCGTGGGGAACGAGGAGGTGGTGAAGGCGCTCACGTCATACGAGGGCTGCAGCGTCACCGCCTACGACAACCTGTTCAGAACCCCGCTGCACTGGGCTGCCCTGctgg gTCATTCACAGATTGTCCACCTGCTGTTAGAGAGGAATAAATCTGGCAGTAACCCATCAGACAGCCAGGGCGCCACACCTCTTCACTATGGAGCTCAGAGTAATTATGcg gataccGTGGCAGTGTTCGTCCGGCACCCTTCTGTGCGAGATGAGCCAGACCTGGAGGGGAGAACCGCGTTCATGTGGGCTGCTGGGAAGGGCAGTGATGATGTTATCAGAACCATGCTGGACCTGAAAGCTGACCTGGACATCAATATGGCCGACAAATATGGAGGAACAG cgctgcatgcGGCGTCTCTGTCGGGTCACGTGTCCACTGTGACTCTGCTGCTGGAGCGAGGGGCAGCCGTGGACCCGCTGGACGTCATGAGACACACGCCGCTGTTCCGCGCCTGTGAGATGGGCCACCGAGACGTCATCCTCACACTCATCaaag gtggtgctCAGGTGGACCTGGTGGATATTGACGGGCACTCTGCGCTGCACTGGGCGGCTCTGGGGGGCAACGCGGAGGTGTGCGAGGTGCTGATGGAGAACGGGCTGGGGCCGGACCTGCAGGACAGCGCGGGCCGGACGCCCCTGCAGTGCGCCGCCTACGCCGGCTACATCAACTGCATggccctgctgctgcagcacgacGCCGACGCCAACATCCAGGACAAAGAG GGTCGAACAGCTCTACACTGGTCGTGTAATAACGGTTACCTGGATGCAGTGAAGCTGCTGCTAGGCTGTGGGGCTTTTCCCAACCACATGGAGAACAATGAAGAAAG gtacaccCCGCTGGACTACGCGCTGCTGGGCGAGCACCAGGAGCTGACGCAGTACCTGCTGGAGCACGGGGCCATGTCCATCGCCGCCATCCAGGACATCGCCGCCTGCTCCATCCAGGCGCTCTTCAAGGGCTACCGCGTGCGCCGCGCCTTCAGGGAGCGCAAGAACCTCCTCATGAGGCACGAGCAGCTGCGCAAGGACGCCGCCAA AAAAAGGGAAGAGGAGCGCAGACGAGAAGCTGAACAACAGCTCTCATTGGCTGGATCGCTGGATCAGCAGCTTTCATTGGCTGATCAGGCCCCTAGTGTGGGCGGGAAGAGAAGGGTGAAAGCTGAAGACACGTCCAAAAGAGGAGCCTCAAGAGCACAACACCGCAAAA GTGGTGTGGAGACCGAAGAGGTGTCTGGGagggcgagagtgtgtgtgccagccatgtgtgtgtcggCGGTGGTGGCTTCCGAGCGCCTCTCTCCCGCCGGCTCAAGTCGCCCTGGCAGTGCCAAACCCCAGCTTCCAATTGGCACCGAgactcagcctcagcctcagcccagGGTGGCCACATCCCGCCCCAGCGGCGCGGCCAATCCCCACTCAGCCTcatcctcagcctcagcctcagcctcggCACGCCAGCGGCTCACGGACAGGGACGGGGTGTaccggagggagagagagaggaagacggacatggagagggagagacggaagAGAGACATGGAGCAGAGGAGGAACCGGGCCGCCAAGATGATACAAAGCGCCTGGAGAAG gcatCGCACCAGAGCTCTGCTGAGGGAGGTCTTGTGCAGAAGGCACAGGCGTGTGGAGCCGCCTGAGGTGACCGCGCTCGTGGTCCAGCTGCTGTGGGAGCGGCCCGTGACTCACGGTCAAGCGCGCGCCAAAGCCAGGGCCAAGCCCCGAGCCCCGCCCACCAAGAGCACCGCCAAGAAGTCCACCGTCCTGCAGAATATCTATG ggggatCACAAACCAGGAGGGGTGGATTCAACAGAATAACGACGCCATTAAACAGCTCCAGTTACTCGCTCCTGCCGCTTAAAAACAGCAGCACat TGAGCGgtatggagtgtgtgcgtgtggactCCTCGCCGGCCAGGCAGTACTCGTACCACATGAGACCCCTCAGCAAGGACGCACAGCGGCAGAGCCGGACCAAGAACTGA